The Bacillaceae bacterium IKA-2 DNA window CGATTTCCCCCGATCTAGAGTAGCTAAATGCTGTTGATGTTCCTCTCCAAGCTTCGTAGGATCCAACGCCATGTTCTCCCCCCACATACCAGGTTCCATCTTTGCTAATTGTGCTTCAGGACTTAGCAAGTAGTTGATTGCGACTAATGCTCCCGATTTATTAGGACTGTTAAAAGGAACGGTTAAAAAATGGGTATTTCCAATTGATCCTGATTCTAAAACAAACGTTTCCGTCGTTTCCGGAAAGATCCCATCTTCAATGAAACTAACTGCTCGTGCCTCATTGTAGCCCATCGTCATCCAAACCTCGCCTTGACTATATAAGCGATCTAAGTCAGTCAACGTTTGCGGATAGGTTTCCCCTTTTCTCCATAAATAAGGCTTAATCTCATTTAAATAACTCCACATCTGATCACTGCTAGCGTTCGCAAGCTCCGCGTCATAGCCATTTTCAAGGAGCATTTCTATGTCACCAACACTTTCATAAAATAAGTGTCGTATAAACGCATTTCCAGTAAAATCATTTGCTTCAGGATAAGTGAATCTACCCGGATTTTCTTCCATCCATATTTTCAAATCAGCAAACGTTGTAGGTGGGTTCGCTACTTTCGCGGAGTCGTATTGAAACACAAATTGCGCCTTTCCCCACGGTGCCTCTAAACCGTCAACTGGGGTACCGAAATCATAATTTACATCTAGACTTTCTCCATCAATGTACGCTAAATAGTTTGGAAGATTTGGTGCAAACGAACCCCATAGGAGATCATTCTCCTTTGCATTTTTAAAATTTTCGCCATTTAACCAAAAAATATCGATTGTTCCCTCATTTTTATTGGCACGTTTTTCTGTCATTAGCTTTTGTAAAATTTCGTGAGTATCCATCGGTGTCCGGACTAACTTCACCC harbors:
- a CDS encoding ABC transporter substrate-binding protein, which gives rise to MKKNIFISIIAFLTIIIIAGCGQKDTAVSKESEAILEENWEDIAVLAEETEVRIFMWGGDDGINQYMDEWVAPNLMEQYGVKLVRTPMDTHEILQKLMTEKRANKNEGTIDIFWLNGENFKNAKENDLLWGSFAPNLPNYLAYIDGESLDVNYDFGTPVDGLEAPWGKAQFVFQYDSAKVANPPTTFADLKIWMEENPGRFTYPEANDFTGNAFIRHLFYESVGDIEMLLENGYDAELANASSDQMWSYLNEIKPYLWRKGETYPQTLTDLDRLYSQGEVWMTMGYNEARAVSFIEDGIFPETTETFVLESGSIGNTHFLTVPFNSPNKSGALVAINYLLSPEAQLAKMEPGMWGENMALDPTKLGEEHQQHLATLDRGKSVLAAEILQEHLLPEVDSRYVEWIKENWLYEVVQFNQ